The Leptidea sinapis chromosome 46, ilLepSina1.1, whole genome shotgun sequence sequence GTATCATTTATGTCCACTGTAAAATATGTCTAAATACTACTTTTTATTGGTGGTAgcatttttatctttttcacCTTATACTTATATAGGTACACACAGCTAACGAACACGGTTAACAAACACTGAACTTAATTGATTTGCAATGCGAGTCACGCTGGtaagtaaaacaaaacaaacaaaaaaacttgTCACCAATGTGTGCCTTTCTATTGGTCAACGAACGAAGATAGCTACTAGCAAACTCTAGCCCCGCCCACTTTTTTTGCAAGTCTTTACTTGTTGCAGATCCGCATCCGAAATAGATCCGTATCAATTGATGCAGCTGCGGATGTCTGAATTAATGCGAATGTTCCACGAATGCGGAAGCGAATATCCGTAACACCCCTGAAATGTATACTTACTTGCCTGTAAAGTTACTTTATCTAGAgagttaaagtttattttaggCAGCTTCGCTTGATATAAAGGACTACATTCTTTACTAGCATGCaaagtaaaaataatctttattttattaagcttAAATTAAGCGGTATGGAATCGTTATCATCAGCTTTTTATGGCAGCTATTTCAaaagttgtttttataaattaacagacaattattattattaacttgtcACCTGGTCAATCAAATGCCTCTTTcgttatataatgttaatattctaatctaatatgtattatgataagtaaatgtCTAATAATACACagttaatcttttatttttcattagatTTTGATAAAAGCATCAATTTCCATCATAAGGGATTACTTAGAGATTGTTGCGCCggtaaattattttctttttcggatcttgatattttatgtctttACTAGCTTTTAGCTGTGACTTTTATTGCTCGCTCTCTTGATGAATtcgtatatatatagattggaTTTACTTTTGAAAAGACCCAGAATACAGAACAACCCCGAATTAGAATTACATACTCCTGATGCTTTTTTACTCTTCgtcaatccctactaatattataaatgtgaatttaaatttgtttgttacgctttcacgcctaaactatccaactgattttgatgaaatttagttcAGAGATActctagagcttgaaaaaggccACAGACTACTTTTTATTGTACAAAAATCAAATGGAGGGGTTGTAGTaagggatggcagtttgtatggaaattcttTATTACCAAAGATAGAACCATGAAACTTTgaatttaggcacttgataagaaattatttataagcatttgtttaagattttttgaaactacatggggatgaaataggagattaaagttcacaggatGATACTATTAAAAAGACTGttcacaatgacaagggatttGCGCTGtttcatagaagagcgctgccagcagctgaaagagcagtttgtatgtatgtgtattatttgaaaagtatcctaaaaaaatgcccaaagtaactaacTATTGaacgcggacaaagtcgcggcTAAAAGCTATTATTAGTATAAATGCAAATAACCGTAATCATATTCTAGTCTTGTACAGGTCCTCCTGGTTCAAAAGGTCCAAACGTCCTAAAAATGTATGGCTCATTAGATTTGGAATGACTTCTAGAAAAATGTATCTCGGGGATGTATTAGCCGAAAAGATGCACGTgctgtttacaaaaaaaaaaaagaaatctcCTTCCAAAAtgctactaatattattaatgtgaatgtttgtatgtctggatgtacgtttgtacttctttaacgcaaataccactgaatggattttgatgaaactttacaaaaatatagcttacacataagaataacacataggctataatttataaaactagagtgtgaattatccaaaatgagaaaaaacggtcaaacactaaaaataatttatatagcaaaacaacgtttgccgggtcagctagtatctcttatatttgaatagtttatgagtagaataataataaattttcacaaGTTAGGTtttcatctccaccatctgtatgtgtggctgtcctccacagtgcggttttcaaggagctttcttccacgtactacaaagctgtggaatgaacttccttgtgcggtgtttccgggacgatacgacatgggtaccttcaaaaaaagcgcgtacaccttccttaaaggccggcaacgctcctgtgattcctctggtgttgcaagagaatgtgggcggcggtgatcacttaacacctggtgacccgtacgctcgtgtgtcctccttttccatttaaaacaAATCTACTATGAAATACTATTTACAATACCATCATTTATGTAACTACTTTATAACCAATATAGTTTACTTTTGGTAGATTTGAGCTATCTCAATGTACATACAATTAACAACTAATTAATATACTtgtaataaatacatactttatattatacCATTCTTCCGTTCGTCATTATTATTTCCATATAACTTCAATGTAAATATTACTTACTAGCTTATACATCTCGTAAAGGTCTTTCTCTTCTCATTTTGGTGTCTAATCTAATAGATACCAGTTTGAGGTTTTACTACTGCGTTTTTCGTTTATTGTCTTTGATATGTGGCCTGCTCAATTCCATTTTGCTGTTTTTGTAAGTCTTTCACGAttcctattaaaaaaaaataacattatttacgtAAACAATGTggtgattaataaaataataaaagaagaagaaatgcACCAAAGCAACAGTAGTTGATCTGTTGAAGACATTATGACTTAATAACATGGAGACTACCGCCTTGCTAAGTAGGTAAAAAcgaaattaataacaaaacttatttgagtgaaacttctttagaatcgttgtgatttgaaactcgatgaaacgaaaaagcgagacgatagaggcgccgttgccagctattatttttaaaacaattattttggaTTCCGCGCAAAATTaggatttcaacaatatggatatagttaTCTGAGGTTCACCAGGGTTCAGGGAACGAAtttcggatcatttttgaaatccaagatggccgccgcgcaaaattattttcacGTATGCGCGGTGGTTATAATGACAACCCTAATGCCAAACAACTAAAAGGCATCTAtcggaaattgttgtgccacatggaactaaaaCCGTTGAAACCAGGGAATTGTGTGCTAACGAACACGAACACGAAACACGAGAAAACGTCAATATTTTGATGTGTTCTTCTtcactgcataatattaatagaactGCTCCATCTTCACGGACTGATGATGCAAATGAGAAAGAAAGTGAcggttatattatagataacttAGAAGattatcaaaaagaattaattaaaaaaaaagcttagATAATAGCTAATACTATCCATACTTAATTACATAATGAAATTAAACAGAAGaggtgaaatatatttaactttttgtCCAATCTAATTGGAACGCTAGAAGCTAATTTCTAAATTCTATtaagaaatgtttatttaacATACCGGGCGGCCAAGTACCTAAATATGTCCGACGATCATATAGCCCACTTTTGGCTACCCGAAAAGAATTTTGGTTTgtcatgattatttttatttatttatttaccacacacatagcaactatcattacaggtattacctaatgcgagagttacaaacaaacaagaataacaaacacagcaaacaacaaacaaatcaaTCTAAAACTAATCATAGATACAATTAAACGACTTCTGGAGGTCTACCGAGAACACCCTATTGTACGCATGTTTGCACATACACCCTCTCTCtcttacacacacacaaacacacacatttacctctatcctttTGAATTTCAAGGTTTTTAGTCACagtgtaaaagtggaatcctggtgaccagtaatacaggtattttattacctaccacaggcaccagcgatccacgaccaaaacttatgtatctcctgtatttttaagatttcgctgtattgttattttgattgttggtgagaaatcaaattattattattattattaaacattacattacaaataatatatcacactagaaaatacaaaaaactagaaCATATAACTATGTCCACACTCCACGTACACTCAAAAATGTCCACTTCGTTGTGGTgttcatttatatggcgaagggctTTAGCTAAAGGCGACACATTTGTTCTCGCCACCGGAATGGATAGTAGTGGCGGATGGAGGTGCCTCCTCACGTACCGGTCCGACACACGGAGACTCAAGCAGCACAGAACTCCCGGGTTGTGCTCCTTCCCGCGCAACAACTTCACCACATACGCTGCCAGAAAAGAATCCCTACGGACGCTCAACTCAGAATACCCAACCATACCCAGCACGAACAGTGTCGGGTACATAAGTGGGTAAAATAGGTATACTCTCTCGACTCCTTACCAGAGAATAATGTATCCTATGTCTTCATGTTTACCCCTGACAATGTGCGTCCAATATTCCATTATGTTTGCTTGAACAATATTATTACAGGCGTGAAAGcgttaaaaacaaacaaacaaattgacatttccatttataatattactcaaGATTACCACTAATACGCTTTACTAATGGCGGATTTATAAAATCGTAACCCTAAAAGCAGGTCCAAGATCGATTACATAAAATCTTCAATTGAAATAATCTTAAGCTagaaaaatgatatttaaagtatgtatattttgtacTTCACGTACCTACCTACCAATGTGTTTTTGCTTCATATTAAGGATATACTTGAATATAAAGGAATTGTACCTAATTACTGCGTTAGAGACAGCAATGAAGACCGATGGCCGAAAGCTAGGCGTTAGCGCAGGTCCAGTCATTACTGCATGGATGTACTATTAGTGGTTGTAATAATAGCTATAGTAAACTAtcattttcaagaatcttgagagACACTTAATTGTACTAGACGGGTTGTCAAGGGCGTAGCTAGGGAAGGCGTAGATAAAAcaagaatataatatctatGGTAACTACGAGTCTAGATTCaaccattcaaattcaaattcaaattcaaattaaaatatttttattccaaataggatgtgaaatcacttattgaaagtcaaaaaatctaccacccattccaaaatgaatgcctcaggcctgagaagaatgggcgcaacaaactcagcgggcttttttttccatcaaaaatatgttttacaattaaagtaacatttacaaagtaacattgtacaattaaacttattatttaatagcctgagggcggtcgctccattcccaatcagtggtatcattaagaaagtcatttatgttatagtaacctttaccacacaaacgttttttaacaattcttttgaataacgtaatacttttgttttgaacattttctgggatcttgttgtaaaagcatatacatcgccccacaaaagacttacttactcgacttagccgagtagtaggcatcatcaatttatgtctgttcctggtgttaacattatggttatgacagtttctggcaaattcacttatgtgcctatgaacatacattaaattatcaagaatatattgagaagcaacagtcaagatgttaatttctttgaatcttgctctcaatgattctctaggacctaggttataaatagcgcgaatagccctcttctgcagcacaaatattgtattaatatcggcagcgttgccccatagcaatataccataggacataatactatggaaataactaatgtatactagtcgcgccgtatctatgtcagttaattgtctaatcttttaaccgcgtatgctgcagaactaagtctgatcgccaatccttcaatatgggggccccattgtaatttggaatctagagttatgccaagaaatatagcagattccaccggttctatcacctctccgtttaacaaaacatttacatttacattcttgacatttggtacggtaaatttaatgtatttagtcttcttgctatttaacaataggttattagcgctaaaccagtacacgatgtcagataaaatatcgttcacttcgtcatacatagcttggtttcttttcactttgaaaatcagtgaagtgtcatccgcaaacaatactaccttatgttttttctctataagattaggaagatcatttatatagataaggaagaggaaatCATTCATAGTACAATCTTATAAAATTCGCCTGCCAGtacccgtcggggtaggcagagacaatagaatgccatttgcttctatccttacaaacctcacgcgcttcctctacattcattactcttttcatacatgctcgccggtggcgggtgcttcggacctctccttttctcaaaacgtccccaattctatcgacgaatgttctacgaggtctcccgcgaccggcttgcccacacacacttgccttatatatttgatgcgtcattctttcttcactcattcgctccacttgtccaaaccatttaagcattcctttttcagtccttgtcacaacatcctctttcaaaccacagcgcgctcgtattaccgcattcggaattcttatattattattattatttaccacaAGGTGTATATCTTATTcgtcttgtaaaaaaaatcatttgagTCCACTACCTAGCCCTGCAATAGAACTAACAGAAAGTACTTATGTACCATTATACAAATCAATGGTGgagtaatgttattattttttaattatatcttaTTCAGTATCCTGGTGTTTTACTAAAGATTTTGAGAGGCATAactaaagtttttaatttactCACGTCTTACATGTTGCCTCGACACAACAGAATGTGTCAAGGCTGTGATTTAGGACCTTTGTTTATCcttttatgataaatatttaaaatataccgaTTTAGCTACGGCAAGAATACATTTTGGGACGAAAGACAGATACaataaatttcttttgtttGGTTAACATACAATTTAGCATCAACACTATTTATGTACTAATTCggatctatttttcatcctaaAGTCCTAAAATAAACATgccatatattttaaataagttgaaaaaacttaataaaatattataatttaattaaaagacGAAGATCGATCCAGGCAAATTATAAATGatatagaaaattatataaaatcatacaACTGTAATAGTTTAGCTACTTACATTTTACTGGAATCTTTCATTTATACGTTCTATAATAGATATGGAATCACAAATTCCATATAGTGTTAAAAAAGATAGGAAACTTTATACAAAAAACGTATTCGTACGCATGAAACAGCAGTTGCAAACTGAATGTAATAATAGAGTTATATTTTAAACCTTATCATTAAGAGAAATTAAGTACTTGATATTAAGTGTTTTATTGTACCTATCAGAATAGCATTTTGGTAGCgcaatattttatgcaataaatcCATATAAGATTCCCAAGCTAGAGATTAGTTATAAAACTTAACAAGATATGAtaacattttgtataaaaatcagATATTGGAGTTTAGATGCATCAGTTGCTGAAGAGCGAGAAAGAAAGTaagtaaaacattattttattaatattaatatcaaaagtttacatattttaattacctGATATAATTCTTGGCTACATTTTggaatttatgaataaaattaaaaaatataataaaattttactttccGTAAGAACCGTcgttaactatttatttatctttaaaaaaagcttGGTGAGCTATTTCTAAGATTTGCTCTTTGTTCCagttgttatgaaattatttatattgctgACCCTCGTCGCAGCGGCATGCGCCATCCCGGCAGCTCGATTGATCCCTGTTGGCCCAGCAGTTGTTGATCCAGAACATGGTATTGATGTTGGACCCGCTATTGAAAAGCCTGATGAAATTATAGTTGGCCCTGCTGTTGTCAATCCCGAACATGGAATTGAAGTCGGACCTGCCGTTGTTAACCCAGAGCATGGTATCGAAGTTGGCCCTGCCGTAGTTGACCCAGAGCACGGTATTGAAGTAGGACCTGCTGTTGTTGACCCAGAGCACGGTATTGAAGTTGGACCCGCCGTTGTTGACCCAGAACACGGTATTGAAGTCGGACCTGCTGTTGTTGACCCAGAGCATGGTATTGAAGTAGGACCTGCTGTTGTTGACCCAGAGCACGGTATTGAAGTTGGACCCGCCGTTGTTGACCCAGAACACGGTATTGAAGTCGGACCTGCTGTTGTTGACCCAGAGCATGGTATTGAAGTAGGACCTGCTGTTGTTGACCCAGAGCACGGTATTGAAGTTGGACCCGCCGTTGTTGACCCAGAACACGGTATTGAAGTTGGACCCGCCGTTGTTGACCCAGAACACGGTATTGAAGTCGGACCTGCTGTTGTTGACCCAGAGCATGGTATTGAAGTAGGACCTGC is a genomic window containing:
- the LOC126977906 gene encoding uncharacterized protein LOC126977906 isoform X50 — encoded protein: MHQLLKSEKEIVMKLFILLTLVAAACAIPAARLIPVGPAVVDPEHGIDVGPAIEKPDEIIVGPAVVNPEHGIEVGPAVVNPEHGIEVGPAVVDPEHGIEVGPAVVDPEHGIEVGPAVVDPEHGIEVGPAVVDPEHGIEVGPAVVDPEHGIEVGPAVVDPEHGIEVGPAVVDPEHGIEVGPAVVDPEHGIEVGPAVVDPEHGIEVGPAVVDPEHGIEVGPAVVDPEHGIEVGPAVVDPEHGIEVGPAVVDPEHGIEVGPAVVDPEHGIEVGPAVVDPEHGIEIGPAFVDPEQGSDGALYSPLVQIIVNIDTVSSNSITV
- the LOC126977906 gene encoding uncharacterized protein LOC126977906 isoform X44, with the translated sequence MHQLLKSEKEIVMKLFILLTLVAAACAIPAARLIPVGPAVVDPEHGIDVGPAIEKPDEIIVGPAVVNPEHGIEVGPAVVNPEHGIEVGPAVVDPEHGIEVGPAVVDPEHGIEVGPAVVDPEHGIEVGPAVVDPEHGIEVGPAVVDPEHGIEVGPAVVDPEHGIEVGPAVVDPEHGIEVGPAVVDPEHGIEVGPAVVDPEHGIEVGPAVVDPEHGIEVGPAVVDPEHGIEVGPAVVDPEHGIEVGPAVVDPEHGIEVGPAVVDPEHGIEVGPAVVDPEHGIEVGPAVVDPEHGIEVGPAVVDPEHGIEVGPAVVDPEHGIEVGPAVVDPEHGIEVGPAVVDPEHGIEVGPAVVDPEHGIEVGPAVVDPEHGIEVGPAVVDPEHGIEVGPAVVDPEHGIEVGPAVVDPEHGIEIGPAFVDPEQGSDGALYSPLVQIIVNIDTVSSNSITV
- the LOC126977906 gene encoding uncharacterized protein LOC126977906 isoform X46, coding for MHQLLKSEKEIVMKLFILLTLVAAACAIPAARLIPVGPAVVDPEHGIDVGPAIEKPDEIIVGPAVVNPEHGIEVGPAVVNPEHGIEVGPAVVDPEHGIEVGPAVVDPEHGIEVGPAVVDPEHGIEVGPAVVDPEHGIEVGPAVVDPEHGIEVGPAVVDPEHGIEVGPAVVDPEHGIEVGPAVVDPEHGIEVGPAVVDPEHGIEVGPAVVDPEHGIEVGPAVVDPEHGIEVGPAVVDPEQGIEVGPAVVDPEHGIEVGPAVVDPEHGIEVGPAVVDPEHGIEVGPAVVDPEHGIEVGPAVVDPEHGIEVGPAVVDPEHGIEVGPAVVDPEHGIEVGPAVVDPEHGIEVGPAVVDPEHGIEVGPAVVDPEHGIEVGPAVVDPEHGIEIGPAFVDPEQGSDGALYSPLVQIIVNIDTVSSNSITV
- the LOC126977906 gene encoding uncharacterized protein LOC126977906 isoform X43 codes for the protein MHQLLKSEKEIVMKLFILLTLVAAACAIPAARLIPVGPAVVDPEHGIDVGPAIEKPDEIIVGPAVVNPEHGIEVGPAVVNPEHGIEVGPAVVDPEHGIEVGPAVVDPEHGIEVGPAVVDPEHGIEVGPAVVDPEHGIEVGPAVVDPEHGIEVGPAVVDPEHGIEVGPAVVDPEHGIEVGPAVVDPEHGIEVGPAVVDPEHGIEVGPAVVDPEHGIEVGPAVVDPEHGIEVGPAVVDPEHGIEVGPAVVDPEHGIEVGPAVVDPEHGIEVGPAVVDPEHGIEVGPAVVDPEHGIEVGPAVVDPEHGIEVGPAVVDPEHGIEVGPAVVDPEHGIEVGPAVVDPEHGIEVGPAVVDPEHGIEVGPAVVDPEHGIEVGPAVVDPEHGIEVGPAVVDPEHGIEVGPAVVDPEHGIEVGPAVVDPEHGIEIGPAFVDPEQGSDGALYSPLVQIIVNIDTVSSNSITV
- the LOC126977906 gene encoding uncharacterized protein LOC126977906 isoform X45; its protein translation is MHQLLKSEKEIVMKLFILLTLVAAACAIPAARLIPVGPAVVDPEHGIDVGPAIEKPDEIIVGPAVVNPEHGIEVGPAVVNPEHGIEVGPAVVDPEHGIEVGPAVVDPEHGIEVGPAVVDPEHGIEVGPAVVDPEHGIEVGPAVVDPEHGIEVGPAVVDPEHGIEVGPAVVDPEHGIEVGPAVVDPEHGIEVGPAVVDPEHGIEVGPAVVDPEHGIEVGPAVVDPEHGIEVGPAVVDPEHGIEVGPAVVDPEHGIEVGPAVVDPEHGIEVGPAVVDPEHGIEVGPAVVDPEHGIEVGPAVVDPEHGIEVGPAVVDPEHGIEVGPAVVDPEHGIEVGPAVVDPEHGIEVGPAVVDPEHGIEVGPAVVDPEHGIEVGPAVVDPEHGIEVGPAVVDPEHGIEIGPAFVDPEQGSDGALYSPLVQIIVNIDTVSSNSITV